A part of Candidatus Chlamydia corallus genomic DNA contains:
- a CDS encoding amino acid permease, with translation MHSHSKPTKPLGTFTVGMLSLAVVISLRNLPLTAKHGLSTLFFYALTVTCFMIPYALISAELASFKPQGIYIWARDALGKWWGFFAIWMQWFHNMTWYPAMLAFIASTIVYKINPELAHNKVFIATAILSGFWILTFFNFLGITSSALFSSICVIIGTLIPGAILVSLALFWIFSGNPIAISLSWGDLLPDFSNMSSLVLLAGMLLALCGLEANANLASDMVNPRKNYPKAVFIGAIATLTILVLGSLSIAIVIPKEEISLVSGLVKTFTLFFDKYNLSWMTGIVVAMTIAGSLGELNAWMFAGTKGLFISTQNDCLPRIFKKVNSKNVPTNLMLFQAIVVTIFTLLFLCLDSADLVYWILTALSVQMYLAMYICLFLAGPILRIKEPKAQRLYCVPGKFSGICVMSILGILSCIFALWVSFLPPKELTEISESGRVGYTAFLLLGFSLNCLIPFGIYFMHKRSK, from the coding sequence ATGCACTCGCACTCAAAACCAACGAAACCGTTGGGAACATTCACTGTAGGTATGTTATCACTTGCCGTAGTGATTAGTTTGCGTAATCTCCCATTAACAGCAAAACATGGTCTTTCTACCCTGTTCTTTTATGCGCTAACTGTAACATGTTTTATGATTCCTTATGCTCTGATTTCTGCTGAGCTTGCTTCTTTCAAGCCTCAGGGAATTTATATTTGGGCACGTGATGCTCTAGGAAAATGGTGGGGATTCTTTGCTATATGGATGCAATGGTTCCACAACATGACATGGTATCCTGCTATGCTGGCTTTTATAGCTAGTACTATTGTTTATAAAATCAATCCTGAATTAGCTCACAATAAGGTTTTTATTGCGACCGCAATTCTTTCTGGTTTTTGGATACTTACATTTTTCAATTTTTTAGGAATTACTTCTTCCGCGTTATTCAGCTCCATTTGTGTAATCATAGGAACATTAATTCCAGGAGCTATCTTGGTCAGTTTAGCTCTTTTTTGGATTTTTTCTGGAAACCCGATTGCCATTTCTCTTTCTTGGGGAGATCTTCTTCCTGACTTCAGCAACATGTCTTCGCTTGTATTACTCGCAGGAATGTTACTTGCGTTATGTGGTCTAGAGGCTAATGCTAACCTTGCTTCTGATATGGTAAATCCTCGAAAAAATTATCCAAAGGCAGTCTTTATTGGTGCAATAGCAACACTAACTATTTTAGTTTTGGGTTCTTTATCAATAGCAATAGTAATCCCAAAAGAAGAAATTAGTTTAGTCTCTGGACTAGTAAAAACCTTTACCTTGTTCTTTGATAAATACAACCTCTCCTGGATGACTGGAATCGTTGTGGCTATGACCATTGCAGGGTCGCTAGGAGAACTTAATGCCTGGATGTTTGCAGGAACGAAAGGCCTTTTTATTTCTACTCAAAATGACTGTCTTCCGAGAATTTTTAAGAAAGTAAATAGCAAAAATGTTCCAACAAACTTAATGTTGTTCCAAGCTATTGTTGTGACAATATTCACACTTTTATTTCTATGCTTGGATTCAGCAGACCTTGTTTATTGGATTCTAACTGCACTCAGCGTGCAAATGTATCTGGCAATGTACATTTGTCTCTTTCTTGCTGGACCTATCTTACGTATTAAAGAACCAAAAGCCCAGCGTCTATATTGTGTACCAGGAAAGTTTTCTGGGATCTGTGTGATGTCTATTTTAGGAATTCTCTCTTGTATTTTTGCTCTGTGGGTTAGCTTTCTCCCTCCCAAAGAGCTTACTGAGATATCTGAAAGCGGTAGAGTAGGGTATACTGCATTCCTCCTATTAGGATTTAGCTTAAATTGCTTAATTCCTTTCGGAATCTATTTTATGCATAAACGCTCCAAATAG
- a CDS encoding class I fructose-bisphosphate aldolase encodes MLNIQDILGNDDENLLSYQCKHITKDKLTLPSHDFVDKVFGSSDRNNRVLRSLQAMFSHGRLGNSGYLSILPVDQGVEHSAGASFAINPIYFDPENIVKLAIEAGCNAVASTYGTLSLLSRKYAHKIPFMLKLNHNELLSYPTKYHQIFFTQVESAYSMGAVAVGATVYFGSETSNEEIVAVSNAFAQARSLGLATVLWCYLRNPAFVANGVDYHTAADLTGQADHLGATLGADIVKQKLPTCQGGFKVINFGKTDERVYSELSSNHPIDLCRYQVLNSYCGKIGLINSGGPSGKNDFAEAAKTAVINKRAGGMGLILGRKAFQRPLPEGIQLLNLVQDIYLDPNITIA; translated from the coding sequence ATGTTGAATATTCAAGATATTCTAGGAAATGATGACGAAAACCTATTGTCATATCAATGTAAACATATTACAAAAGATAAACTGACTCTTCCGTCCCATGATTTTGTAGACAAGGTATTCGGATCCTCGGATAGGAATAACCGTGTTCTCAGATCCCTACAAGCTATGTTTTCCCATGGGAGGTTAGGAAATTCAGGCTATCTATCTATACTTCCCGTAGACCAAGGCGTGGAACACTCCGCAGGAGCGTCTTTTGCTATTAATCCTATATATTTTGATCCAGAAAACATTGTGAAGCTCGCAATAGAAGCTGGATGTAATGCTGTCGCTTCTACCTACGGAACACTGAGTTTACTTTCTAGGAAATACGCTCATAAAATTCCCTTTATGCTAAAGCTAAACCACAATGAACTGCTCTCCTATCCAACAAAATACCATCAAATTTTCTTTACTCAAGTAGAATCAGCATATTCAATGGGCGCAGTTGCTGTAGGGGCTACTGTTTATTTTGGCTCCGAGACTTCTAATGAAGAAATTGTAGCAGTTTCCAATGCGTTCGCTCAAGCCCGTTCCCTGGGTCTCGCAACAGTACTTTGGTGCTATCTACGCAATCCAGCCTTTGTTGCTAATGGAGTAGATTATCATACTGCAGCAGATCTGACAGGACAAGCTGATCATTTAGGTGCTACCCTAGGAGCTGATATTGTTAAACAAAAGCTCCCCACATGCCAAGGAGGATTTAAAGTTATCAATTTTGGGAAAACAGACGAAAGAGTCTATTCGGAACTCTCTTCGAATCATCCAATTGATCTTTGCCGTTATCAAGTCTTAAATAGCTATTGCGGCAAGATAGGTCTAATTAACTCTGGAGGACCTTCTGGAAAAAATGATTTTGCAGAAGCTGCTAAAACAGCGGTAATTAACAAAAGAGCTGGGGGAATGGGGCTAATTCTTGGAAGAAAAGCCTTTCAGCGCCCCTTACCAGAAGGCATCCAATTATTAAACCTGGTTCAAGATATTTATTTAGATCCCAATATTACAATAGCTTAA
- a CDS encoding methionine ABC transporter ATP-binding protein → MLEQHSPIISVQNVSKNLGDHILLSEVSFFVYPGEVFGVVGHSGSGKTTLLRCLDFLDTPTSGSISIAGFDNSLPMKKLSRRDFAKKVAYISQNYGLFSSKTIFENIAYPLRIYHPKISKNQLEEQVYDTLNFLNLYHRRHAYPGNLSGGQQQKVAIARAIVGQPEVVLCDEITSALDPKSTEDIMERLLQLNQERGVTLVLVSHEMDLVKKMCSHVLVMHEGRLEELGATEELFLNSENPITNELFHENVNTLTLSSCYFPESKEEVVRLNFPKELAIKGIISKVIQTGLVSMNILSGSINLFRKAPMGFLIVVLEGEMEQRKKAKEFLIELGVVIKEFY, encoded by the coding sequence GTGTTGGAACAACATTCTCCTATCATTTCAGTTCAAAATGTTAGCAAGAATTTAGGCGACCATATTCTTCTCTCTGAAGTATCCTTTTTTGTTTATCCAGGAGAGGTTTTCGGGGTAGTTGGTCATAGTGGTTCTGGGAAAACAACACTTTTGCGTTGTTTAGACTTTCTTGATACGCCAACATCTGGCTCTATAAGTATAGCTGGGTTTGATAACTCTTTGCCAATGAAGAAGCTTTCACGTCGTGATTTTGCTAAAAAAGTTGCCTATATTTCTCAAAATTATGGACTGTTTTCTTCGAAAACCATATTTGAAAACATAGCCTATCCTCTGCGTATTTACCATCCAAAGATATCTAAGAATCAACTTGAAGAACAGGTATACGACACTCTTAATTTTTTAAATCTCTATCATAGACGACACGCCTATCCAGGCAATTTAAGTGGTGGTCAACAACAAAAAGTTGCCATTGCTAGGGCGATTGTTGGTCAACCTGAAGTTGTGCTTTGTGATGAGATTACCTCTGCTTTAGATCCCAAATCTACTGAAGATATTATGGAGAGATTGCTTCAATTGAATCAGGAAAGAGGAGTTACTTTAGTTTTAGTGTCGCATGAAATGGATCTAGTAAAAAAAATGTGTTCGCATGTTTTGGTGATGCATGAGGGTCGTCTCGAGGAATTAGGGGCTACAGAGGAACTTTTTTTAAATTCTGAGAACCCAATTACCAATGAATTATTCCACGAAAATGTTAATACTTTAACCCTCAGTTCGTGTTATTTCCCAGAAAGCAAAGAGGAAGTCGTCAGATTAAATTTTCCAAAAGAACTCGCGATAAAGGGAATTATTAGTAAAGTGATTCAGACTGGACTTGTCTCTATGAATATTCTTTCAGGAAGTATCAATTTATTTAGAAAAGCGCCAATGGGATTTCTAATCGTTGTTTTGGAAGGGGAAATGGAGCAACGTAAAAAAGCGAAAGAGTTTTTGATTGAACTAGGCGTTGTTATTAAAGAATTTTATTAA
- a CDS encoding methionine ABC transporter permease — translation MQPDLIRILLKETIHTFYMVLAAFFFSCVIGGMLGLALFCTSPKSLNPKKSLYATISMILSFLTAIPFAILIVILFPITRWIVGTSLGPTASIVPLTIGAIPFVVTLVVDAFRNSALSYLEPAIALGIPKRNILFGILLPESYPQLIFSLKSLVVHLISCSTLAGFVGGGGLGQLLLQYGYYRFEWSVTISVLIITLALIESVRILGDIWGRRILKYRGIL, via the coding sequence ATGCAGCCAGATCTTATTCGAATTTTATTAAAAGAAACAATCCATACATTTTATATGGTTTTGGCTGCTTTTTTCTTTTCCTGCGTTATTGGAGGGATGTTAGGTTTGGCACTCTTTTGCACATCTCCTAAGAGTCTTAACCCTAAGAAAAGCCTTTATGCAACAATATCAATGATTCTAAGTTTTCTTACGGCGATTCCATTTGCGATTCTTATTGTTATTCTTTTTCCTATCACGCGATGGATTGTGGGAACTTCTTTAGGCCCTACGGCCTCTATTGTTCCTCTCACTATCGGAGCGATTCCTTTTGTCGTGACTTTAGTGGTGGATGCTTTTCGCAATTCCGCTCTCAGCTATCTTGAACCTGCGATTGCTTTGGGAATTCCTAAAAGGAATATTCTTTTTGGTATACTTCTACCTGAAAGTTATCCACAACTTATATTTTCTCTTAAGTCTCTTGTTGTTCATCTCATTTCATGTTCGACTCTTGCAGGATTTGTTGGAGGCGGAGGATTAGGACAGTTATTGTTGCAGTATGGTTACTACCGTTTTGAGTGGTCGGTCACAATATCAGTACTTATTATAACTTTAGCTCTTATCGAATCTGTGCGTATTTTAGGAGATATCTGGGGGCGTCGTATATTAAAATATAGAGGGATTCTATGA
- a CDS encoding MetQ/NlpA family ABC transporter substrate-binding protein, whose translation MKQKRSLFLFLMLFLSSCYKQDSQDIIRIVASPTPHAELLNSLQTEAKDLGIKLEILPVDDYRIPNRLLLDKQVDANYFQHQAFLDDECERYDCKGKLAVIAKVHLEPQAVYSKKYSSLENLKMQKKLTIAIPVDRTNAQRALNLLEECGIIVCKEPANLNMTAKDVCGKGNRVVNILEVSAPLLVGALTDVDAAVIPGNFAIAANLSPKEDSLCLEDLSLSKYTNLVVIRSEDVGSPKMVKLEKLLNSPSVQHFFDTKYRGNILTITQKN comes from the coding sequence ATGAAACAGAAGAGGTCATTGTTTCTATTTTTAATGCTGTTTTTGAGTTCTTGCTATAAGCAAGACTCTCAGGACATCATACGTATTGTAGCTAGTCCGACACCCCATGCCGAATTGTTGAACAGTTTGCAGACCGAGGCCAAGGATCTTGGAATCAAGCTAGAAATACTGCCAGTAGATGATTATCGTATTCCTAATCGTTTGCTTTTGGATAAACAAGTTGATGCAAACTACTTTCAACATCAAGCCTTTCTTGATGACGAATGTGAGCGTTATGATTGTAAGGGTAAGTTAGCTGTTATCGCTAAAGTTCATTTGGAACCCCAGGCAGTCTATTCTAAGAAGTATTCTTCTTTAGAGAACTTAAAAATGCAAAAGAAACTGACTATAGCTATTCCTGTAGATCGTACGAATGCTCAGCGTGCTTTAAACTTATTAGAAGAGTGTGGAATCATTGTGTGCAAAGAGCCTGCGAATTTAAATATGACAGCTAAAGATGTCTGTGGCAAAGGAAATAGAGTTGTGAACATATTGGAGGTGTCAGCTCCTCTTCTTGTGGGAGCTCTTACTGATGTTGATGCCGCTGTGATTCCTGGAAATTTTGCTATAGCAGCAAACCTTTCTCCAAAGGAGGATAGCCTTTGTTTAGAAGATCTTTCCCTTTCTAAATACACAAATCTTGTTGTAATTCGTTCTGAAGACGTAGGTTCTCCTAAAATGGTAAAATTAGAGAAATTGTTAAACTCTCCTTCTGTTCAGCATTTTTTTGACACAAAATACCGTGGAAATATTTTGACAATAACTCAAAAAAATTGA
- the gyrB gene encoding DNA topoisomerase (ATP-hydrolyzing) subunit B — protein sequence MDPKEKNYDASAITVLEGLQAVRERPGMYIGDTGITGLHHLVYEVVDNSIDEAMAGYCSRVDVRILEDGGIAILDDGRGIPIEIHQRESSKQGREVSALEVVLTVLHAGGKFDKDSYKVSGGLHGVGVSCVNALSEKLIATVFKDKKCYQMEFARGIPLTPLQYLGATDRQGTEIIFYPDPKIFSTCTFDRSILMKRLRELAFLNRGITVVFEDDRDVSFDKTTFFYEGGIQSFVSYLNQNKESLFSEPIYISGNRVGDDGEIEFEGALQWNSGYSELVYSYANNIPTRQGGTHLTGFSTALTRVINTYIKAHNLAKNNKLALTGEDIREGLTAVISVKVPNPQFEGQTKQKLGNSDVGSVAQQVVGEALTIFFEENPQVAKMVVDKVFVAAQAREAAKKARELTLRKSALDSARLPGKLIDCLEKDPEKCEMYIVEGDSAGGSAKQGRDRRFQAILPIRGKILNVEKARLQKIFQNQEIGTIIAALGCGIGSDNFNLSKLRYKRIIIMTDADVDGSHIRTLLLTFFYRHMTALIENECVYIAQPPLYKVSKKKDFRYILSEKEMDSYLLMLGTNESSIFFKSTERELSGEALESFINTILDVESFINALEKKAIPFSEFLEMYKEGIGYPLYYLAPATGMQGGRYLYSDEEKEEALAEEEAHQVKIIELYKVPVFLDIQEQLKEYGLDISSYLISQKNEIVIVNEDSPGRNYSCYTLEEVINYLKNLGRKGIEIQRYKGLGEMNADQLWDTTMNPEQRTLIRVSLKDAVEADHIFTMLMGEEVPPRREFIESHALSIRMNNLDI from the coding sequence ATGGACCCGAAAGAAAAAAATTACGATGCCTCCGCTATTACTGTTTTGGAAGGGTTACAAGCTGTTCGTGAGCGCCCTGGCATGTATATTGGCGATACTGGAATCACAGGCCTTCATCATTTAGTATATGAGGTTGTAGACAATAGTATTGACGAAGCGATGGCAGGTTATTGTTCCAGGGTAGATGTCCGCATTTTAGAGGATGGAGGCATTGCGATCCTAGATGATGGCCGAGGAATCCCTATAGAGATTCATCAGAGAGAGTCTTCAAAGCAGGGTAGAGAGGTCTCCGCTTTAGAAGTGGTTTTGACTGTCCTTCATGCTGGAGGAAAATTTGATAAAGATAGTTATAAAGTATCAGGAGGCTTGCATGGAGTTGGAGTTTCCTGCGTTAATGCTCTTTCAGAAAAATTAATTGCCACAGTCTTTAAAGATAAAAAGTGTTATCAGATGGAGTTTGCTAGGGGAATCCCTTTAACTCCATTGCAGTATTTAGGAGCTACTGATAGGCAGGGAACAGAAATTATTTTCTATCCTGATCCTAAAATATTTTCAACGTGTACCTTTGACCGATCCATTTTAATGAAACGCTTGCGAGAGCTTGCTTTCTTAAATCGTGGGATCACGGTAGTATTTGAAGATGATCGTGATGTTAGCTTTGACAAGACTACCTTCTTCTATGAAGGGGGTATTCAATCTTTTGTAAGTTATCTTAATCAAAATAAAGAAAGCCTTTTTTCTGAACCGATTTATATTTCTGGAAATCGAGTCGGAGATGATGGAGAAATTGAATTTGAAGGAGCTTTGCAGTGGAATTCAGGGTATTCTGAACTTGTCTATTCTTATGCAAATAATATTCCTACACGTCAGGGAGGAACTCATCTTACAGGGTTTTCTACAGCGCTTACCAGGGTGATCAATACTTATATTAAAGCTCATAACTTGGCTAAGAATAACAAGCTTGCATTAACAGGAGAAGATATCCGAGAAGGTCTGACAGCTGTTATTTCTGTAAAAGTTCCGAATCCACAATTTGAAGGCCAAACTAAGCAAAAATTAGGAAATAGTGATGTTGGCTCTGTAGCTCAACAGGTTGTAGGAGAAGCTCTGACCATCTTTTTTGAAGAGAATCCGCAAGTTGCCAAGATGGTTGTTGATAAGGTTTTTGTTGCGGCTCAAGCTCGAGAAGCTGCAAAAAAGGCTCGAGAATTGACTTTAAGGAAAAGTGCTTTAGATAGCGCACGCTTGCCTGGTAAATTGATTGATTGTTTAGAAAAAGATCCAGAAAAGTGTGAGATGTACATTGTAGAGGGGGATTCGGCTGGAGGATCTGCGAAACAAGGACGAGACCGAAGATTTCAAGCCATTCTGCCTATTCGAGGTAAAATTCTTAACGTAGAAAAAGCTCGCTTACAAAAAATTTTCCAAAATCAAGAGATAGGAACGATCATTGCAGCCTTAGGATGTGGTATAGGTTCTGATAATTTTAATCTAAGTAAATTACGTTATAAACGTATCATTATCATGACAGATGCTGATGTGGACGGTTCTCATATTCGTACCCTACTTCTTACTTTCTTCTATCGTCATATGACAGCACTTATCGAAAATGAATGTGTTTATATTGCTCAGCCTCCTTTATACAAGGTCAGTAAGAAAAAAGACTTTCGTTATATTCTTTCAGAGAAAGAAATGGATAGCTATCTGCTAATGTTAGGGACCAATGAGAGCTCTATTTTCTTTAAGTCTACGGAAAGGGAATTATCTGGAGAGGCTTTAGAGAGTTTTATAAATACTATTTTAGATGTAGAAAGCTTTATAAATGCTCTTGAGAAAAAAGCTATTCCCTTCTCTGAATTTTTAGAGATGTATAAAGAAGGTATAGGCTATCCTTTGTATTACCTTGCTCCAGCGACTGGAATGCAGGGAGGGCGGTATCTTTACTCTGATGAAGAAAAAGAAGAAGCATTAGCTGAAGAAGAAGCTCACCAAGTTAAAATTATAGAACTTTATAAAGTTCCTGTGTTTCTAGATATTCAAGAGCAACTCAAAGAATATGGTTTAGATATTTCTAGCTATCTTATCTCTCAAAAAAATGAGATTGTAATTGTTAATGAAGATTCTCCAGGCCGTAACTATAGTTGCTATACCCTGGAAGAAGTGATTAATTATCTTAAAAATCTTGGAAGAAAGGGCATAGAAATTCAAAGGTATAAAGGTCTTGGAGAAATGAATGCGGACCAGCTTTGGGATACTACTATGAACCCAGAGCAGAGAACATTAATTCGTGTGTCATTGAAGGATGCCGTAGAAGCTGATCATATTTTCACTATGTTGATGGGGGAAGAAGTCCCTCCAAGAAGAGAATTTATTGAAAGCCATGCTTTGTCCATTAGGATGAATAATTTAGATATTTAG
- the gyrA gene encoding DNA topoisomerase (ATP-hydrolyzing) subunit A, translating to MLNKDEIIVPKNLEDEMKESYLRYSMSVIISRALPDIRDGLKPSQRRILYAMKQLSLSPGAKHRKCAKICGDTSGDYHPHGESVIYPTLVRMAQSWAMRYPLVDGQGNFGSIDGDPPAAMRYTEARLTHSAMYLMEDLDKDTVDIISNYDETKHEPVVFPSKFPNLLCNGSSGIAVGMATNIPPHNLGELIEATLLLLANPQASVDEILQIMPGPDFPTGGIICGSEGIRATYTTGRGKIKVRARLHVEENEDTHRESIIITEMPYNVNKSRLIEQIANLVNEKTLAGVSDVRDESDKDGIRVVLEIKKGESSEIIINRLYKFTDVQVTFGANMLALDKNLPRTMSIHRMISAWIRHRKEVIRRRTRYELNKAETRAHVLEGYLKALSCLDALVKTIRDSGNKEHAKERIIESFGFSEPQAIAILELRLYQLTGLEAEKIQKEYEELLNKIAYYKQILADEGLVKDIIRNELQDLLKHHKTVRRTTIEFDADDIRDIEDIIANESVIITISGDDYVKRMPVKVFKEQRRGGHGVTGFDMKKGSGFLKAVYSAFTKDYLLIFTNFGQCYWLKVWQLPEGERRAKGKPIINFLEGIRPGEELAAILNIKSFDNAGFLFLATKRGVVKKVALDAFSNPRKKGIRALEIDNGDELIAACHIVSDEEKVMLFTHLGMAVRFPHEKVRPMGRTARGVRGVSLKNQEDRVVSCQIVTENQSVLIVCDQGFGKRSLVEDFRETNRGGVGVRSILINERNGNVLGAIPVTDHDSILLMSSQGQAIRINMQDVRVMGRSTQGVRLVHLKESDALVSMEKLSSNDDVLSGSEEECSGIQSLR from the coding sequence ATGTTGAATAAAGACGAAATCATAGTCCCTAAAAATCTTGAAGACGAGATGAAGGAAAGTTACCTTCGCTATTCGATGTCAGTCATTATATCTCGGGCACTTCCAGATATCCGAGATGGACTCAAGCCTTCACAAAGAAGAATTCTTTACGCCATGAAGCAACTCAGTCTTTCTCCAGGAGCTAAGCATCGTAAATGCGCGAAAATTTGTGGGGACACCTCTGGAGACTACCACCCGCATGGTGAAAGCGTAATTTATCCCACTCTTGTCCGTATGGCTCAGAGTTGGGCAATGCGTTACCCTCTGGTAGATGGACAAGGGAATTTCGGCTCTATAGACGGAGATCCACCTGCTGCCATGCGTTACACAGAAGCTCGTCTTACCCATAGTGCTATGTATCTTATGGAAGACTTAGATAAAGATACTGTGGATATTATTTCAAACTACGACGAAACAAAACACGAACCCGTAGTTTTTCCTTCTAAATTTCCTAATCTTCTTTGCAATGGTTCTTCTGGAATCGCTGTTGGGATGGCAACAAACATCCCTCCCCACAATCTAGGAGAACTTATAGAGGCAACACTCCTTCTTCTTGCCAATCCTCAAGCTTCTGTAGATGAGATTTTACAAATCATGCCAGGTCCTGATTTTCCTACAGGAGGAATTATTTGTGGTTCTGAAGGTATTCGCGCGACTTATACTACGGGACGAGGAAAAATCAAAGTTCGTGCTCGTCTGCATGTAGAAGAGAATGAGGATACACATCGAGAGAGTATCATCATTACGGAAATGCCTTACAATGTCAATAAATCACGTTTGATTGAGCAGATCGCGAATCTTGTAAATGAAAAGACGCTGGCGGGTGTCTCAGATGTTCGGGATGAGTCTGATAAAGATGGAATCCGTGTTGTCCTTGAAATAAAAAAAGGAGAGTCTTCGGAGATTATTATCAATAGGCTCTATAAGTTTACCGATGTACAGGTAACTTTTGGGGCGAATATGCTTGCCCTAGACAAGAACTTACCTAGGACCATGAGTATACATAGAATGATTTCTGCTTGGATACGCCATCGTAAAGAGGTCATTCGTCGTAGAACTCGTTACGAGTTAAACAAAGCAGAAACACGGGCCCATGTTTTAGAAGGGTACCTTAAGGCTTTATCCTGCTTAGATGCATTAGTAAAAACTATTCGCGACAGTGGGAATAAAGAACATGCTAAAGAACGGATAATCGAATCTTTTGGTTTTAGTGAACCTCAAGCTATTGCGATTCTAGAACTACGTTTGTATCAACTTACAGGTTTAGAAGCTGAGAAGATTCAAAAAGAGTACGAAGAACTACTAAATAAAATTGCTTATTATAAGCAAATTTTAGCGGATGAAGGTTTAGTAAAAGATATTATCAGAAATGAGTTGCAAGATCTTTTGAAGCATCATAAGACAGTTCGCCGGACCACTATAGAATTTGATGCCGATGATATTCGTGATATTGAAGACATCATTGCTAATGAGTCTGTTATCATAACGATATCAGGAGATGATTACGTAAAGAGAATGCCTGTAAAAGTGTTCAAGGAACAACGTCGTGGAGGGCATGGAGTTACGGGATTTGATATGAAGAAAGGATCAGGGTTCCTAAAGGCTGTATACTCTGCCTTTACTAAAGACTATCTCTTGATCTTTACTAATTTTGGCCAATGTTATTGGTTAAAGGTATGGCAGCTCCCAGAGGGGGAACGGAGAGCAAAAGGCAAACCTATCATTAATTTCCTAGAAGGAATTCGTCCTGGAGAGGAGCTTGCAGCTATATTGAATATTAAGAGTTTCGATAATGCTGGCTTTTTATTTTTAGCTACCAAACGCGGTGTTGTTAAAAAAGTTGCCTTAGACGCCTTTAGCAACCCTAGGAAAAAGGGGATACGTGCTTTAGAGATAGATAATGGAGATGAACTAATAGCAGCTTGTCACATTGTTAGTGATGAAGAGAAGGTCATGTTATTTACTCATCTTGGTATGGCAGTTCGCTTTCCCCATGAAAAAGTCCGTCCTATGGGTAGGACCGCACGTGGTGTTCGTGGTGTTTCTTTAAAAAATCAAGAAGATAGAGTCGTAAGTTGTCAAATTGTGACTGAGAACCAATCTGTTTTAATTGTATGTGATCAAGGTTTTGGTAAGAGATCTTTAGTAGAAGATTTCCGTGAAACAAATCGTGGGGGAGTGGGCGTACGTTCTATTCTTATCAATGAGAGAAACGGCAATGTGTTAGGGGCTATTCCTGTAACGGACCACGATAGTATTTTATTAATGTCGAGTCAGGGACAGGCAATTCGCATTAACATGCAAGATGTTAGGGTGATGGGGAGATCGACTCAAGGGGTACGTTTAGTTCATTTGAAAGAAAGCGACGCTCTTGTTTCTATGGAAAAACTTTCTTCTAATGATGATGTACTATCGGGATCTGAAGAAGAGTGTTCTGGTATACAAAGCCTAAGGTAG
- the tmk gene encoding dTMP kinase, with the protein MFIVIEGGEGSGKSSLAKVLRDQLVAQDRKVLLTREPGGCVVGERLRDVILNPPQVELSHFCELFLFLGSRAQHIQEVIVPALHEGYTVICERFHDSTIVYQGIAEGLGVDFVTDLCYKVVGPIPFLPDFVLLLDIPVEIGLQRKNQQKALDKFEKRPLSYHNSIRKGFLSCASADPSRYLVLDACESLTSLINKVMLHTQLGLCT; encoded by the coding sequence GTGTTTATAGTAATTGAGGGAGGCGAGGGATCTGGCAAAAGCTCTTTGGCAAAAGTTTTGCGAGATCAGTTAGTAGCTCAAGATCGGAAGGTTTTATTAACAAGGGAACCTGGGGGTTGCGTTGTAGGCGAAAGACTTCGCGATGTAATTCTTAATCCCCCTCAAGTAGAACTTTCTCATTTTTGTGAACTCTTTTTGTTTCTTGGATCACGTGCTCAGCATATCCAAGAAGTGATTGTTCCAGCATTGCATGAGGGTTATACTGTTATTTGTGAAAGATTTCACGATTCCACTATTGTTTATCAGGGAATAGCTGAAGGTTTGGGTGTTGATTTTGTTACAGACCTTTGTTACAAGGTTGTAGGGCCTATACCTTTCCTTCCTGATTTTGTTTTGCTGTTGGATATTCCAGTAGAAATTGGTTTGCAAAGGAAGAATCAACAAAAGGCTTTAGACAAATTTGAAAAGAGGCCTTTAAGCTATCATAACAGCATTCGAAAGGGTTTTTTATCGTGTGCCAGTGCCGATCCTAGTCGTTACTTGGTTCTTGATGCTTGTGAATCACTAACTAGTTTAATAAACAAGGTGATGTTACACACTCAACTCGGGCTATGTACTTAG